A genomic segment from Triticum dicoccoides isolate Atlit2015 ecotype Zavitan chromosome 1A, WEW_v2.0, whole genome shotgun sequence encodes:
- the LOC119275378 gene encoding SH2 domain-containing protein B-like isoform X5 produces the protein MAAPAEPGGIEGYLGLRDVRVELDLGKARGGGEGGEGAGGGFAVCFWLYLSGSARPSPVILHQITAGDGNKLPFLALSEGNKLLLFPLLSLHKQAPSSSNSSPWTDTTYISAVNECPLEHWIHIGCEVTENVMRLHIDGDLVAEAHLCSLSSQLDNQDDAYQVCLLGNNGKVDGYVYNVQVLSMLGAIQEQYTENPPSKLSIDYSCCDGIEEGDDGIWCIVGGKASCRRNFMLEVVLTNAFGEHMNKDTQIVASLVYADNGALVEKSRDDAEPPLLIACEGLEYPAESRPLPILRGRALFKLKISQSKQARKMVVEAQSVRTESTMSDSDSIDARSSWSGSDKDEAETLSDAMIFRYCLEGTYERSTFLKSAASSINVDDLITLANEVSLYSGCSHHRNQILISKQLLEEGAVTWSIISKNKERALWSSAVPEIMSKFMDIAHSTNRGLSEQDLEVLKGIAGCGADLGRNEFDRLWYWLYPVAVSLSKDKINSLWGCTAPAWIEGLITTEEAENALRSSRELLKKPGTFVLRFPTTRSWPHPDAGSLVVTYVGSDNSIHHRLLSLDVSDARAGSLQDLLLQEPELLQLGRVDRLPTAMKY, from the exons ATGGCGGCGCCGGCAGAACCCGGTGGAATCGAGGGCTACCTCGGCCTCCGCGACGTGCGGGTCGAGCTGGACCTGGGTAAGGCCCGAGGCGGGGGAGAAGGAGGCGAGGGCGCGGGCGGAGGATTCGCCGTCTGCTTCTGGCTCTACCTCTCCGGCTCCGCGAGGCCTTCCCCGGTTATCCTTCACCAG ATAACTGCAGGAGATGGCAATAAGTTGCCATTTCTTGCTTTAAGTGAAGGAAATAAGCTGCTTCTCTTCCCATTGCTGAGTTTGCACAAGCAAGCTCCTAGTTCCTCTAATTCCTCTCCATGGACTGACACGACCTATATATCGGCTGTAAATGAATGCCCTCTTGAGCACTGGATACACATTGGATGCGAG GTTACTGAAAATGTTATGCGCCTTCACATTGATGGCGATCTAGTTGCCGAGGCTCATCTTTGTTCACTATCTAGCCAGCTAGACAATCAAGATGATGCATACCAAGTTTGCTTACTTGGAAACAATGGCAAGGTCGACGGCTATGTCTACAATGTCCAAGTGCTATCTATGCTAGGAGCCATACAGGAGCAATACACAGAG AATCCACCGTCTAAGCTATCTATTGACTACTCGTGCTGCGACGGAATTGAGGAGGGCGATGATGGCATTTGGTGCATTGTCGGTGGGAAG GCTTCTTGTCGGAGGAACTTCATGTTGGAAGTAGTACTAACGAATGCTTTTGGTGAACATATGAACAAGGATACACAG ATTGTTGCTTCACTTGTCTACGCTGACAATGGAGCATTAGTCGAGAAATCAAGGGATGATGCAGAACCTCCCCTACTGATTGCTTGCGAAGGACTTGAATACCCAGCTGAAAGCAGGCCTCTTCCAATTCTTCGTGGGCGTGCACTATTTAAGCTCAAGATATCTCAG AGTAAGCAGGCTAGAAAGATGGTAGTGGAAGCACAAAGTGTCAGAACTGAATCTACGATGTCAGACTCCGACAGCATTGATGCGAGAAGTTCTTGGAGTGGATCAGATAAGGATGAAGCTGAAACTCTTTCAGATGCTATGATCTTCAGATATTGTCTAGAAGGAACGTATGAGCGGTCAACATTTCTTAAAAGTGCAGCTTCTTCCATCAATGTGGACGATTTGATCACACTTGCAAATGAGGTCTCTTTGTATAGTGGATGCTCCCATCACAG AAACCAAATATTAATTTCAAAGCAATTGCTTGAAGAGGGTGCTGTAACTTGGAGCATAATCTCAAAGAACAAGGAGCGTGCTCTTTGGTCATCTGCAGTTCCTGAAATCATGTCAAAATTTATGGACATCGCGCATTCTACAAACAGAGGTTTGTCAGAACAG GATCTGGAGGTTTTAAAAGGAATTGCTGGCTGTGGGGCTGATCTTGGAAGGAACGAATTTGATAGGCTATGGTATTGGCTATACCCAGTGGCCGTTTCTCTGTCGAAAGATAAAATCAACAGCCTATGGGGTTGCACTGCACCTGCGTGGATAGAGGGATTGATTACAACAGAGGAAGCCGAGAATGCGCTAAGAAGCTCCAGGGAACTGCTCAAGAAGCCGGGAACATTCGTTCTCAGATTCCCTACCACACGAAGCTGGCCACATCCAGATGCTGGAAGCCTCGTTGTCACCTATGTTGGCTCCGATAACTCAATTCACCACAGACTTCTATCCCTGGATGTCAG CGATGCTAGGGCTGGGAGTCTACAAGATTTGCTGCTGCAGGAGCCTGAACTACTCCAGTTAGGCAG GGTTGATCGCCTACCGACTGCCATGAAATATTAA
- the LOC119275378 gene encoding SH2 domain-containing protein A-like isoform X4 gives MAAPAEPGGIEGYLGLRDVRVELDLGKARGGGEGGEGAGGGFAVCFWLYLSGSARPSPVILHQITAGDGNKLPFLALSEGNKLLLFPLLSLHKQAPSSSNSSPWTDTTYISAVNECPLEHWIHIGCEVTENVMRLHIDGDLVAEAHLCSLSSQLDNQDDAYQVCLLGNNGKVDGYVYNVQVLSMLGAIQEQYTENPPSKLSIDYSCCDGIEEGDDGIWCIVGGKASCRRNFMLEVVLTNAFGEHMNKDTQIVASLVYADNGALVEKSRDDAEPPLLIACEGLEYPAESRPLPILRGRALFKLKISQLSSKCDNKLFRIYFSTLHTRKYPFLEASSKPIRCISRGRPSRPLSAAKRTSSATVDEIHLFNNGQGLDRDGKANSCSLSHDQSSVACLHPSKFLKSKQARKMVVEAQSVRTESTMSDSDSIDARSSWSGSDKDEAETLSDAMIFRYCLEGTYERSTFLKSAASSINVDDLITLANEVSLYSGCSHHRNQILISKQLLEEGAVTWSIISKNKERALWSSAVPEIMSKFMDIAHSTNRGLSEQDLEVLKGIAGCGADLGRNEFDRLWYWLYPVAVSLSKDKINSLWGCTAPAWIEGLITTEEAENALRSSRELLKKPGTFVLRFPTTRSWPHPDAGSLVVTYVGSDNSIHHRLLSLDVSDARAGSLQDLLLQEPELLQLGRVDRLPTAMKY, from the exons ATGGCGGCGCCGGCAGAACCCGGTGGAATCGAGGGCTACCTCGGCCTCCGCGACGTGCGGGTCGAGCTGGACCTGGGTAAGGCCCGAGGCGGGGGAGAAGGAGGCGAGGGCGCGGGCGGAGGATTCGCCGTCTGCTTCTGGCTCTACCTCTCCGGCTCCGCGAGGCCTTCCCCGGTTATCCTTCACCAG ATAACTGCAGGAGATGGCAATAAGTTGCCATTTCTTGCTTTAAGTGAAGGAAATAAGCTGCTTCTCTTCCCATTGCTGAGTTTGCACAAGCAAGCTCCTAGTTCCTCTAATTCCTCTCCATGGACTGACACGACCTATATATCGGCTGTAAATGAATGCCCTCTTGAGCACTGGATACACATTGGATGCGAG GTTACTGAAAATGTTATGCGCCTTCACATTGATGGCGATCTAGTTGCCGAGGCTCATCTTTGTTCACTATCTAGCCAGCTAGACAATCAAGATGATGCATACCAAGTTTGCTTACTTGGAAACAATGGCAAGGTCGACGGCTATGTCTACAATGTCCAAGTGCTATCTATGCTAGGAGCCATACAGGAGCAATACACAGAG AATCCACCGTCTAAGCTATCTATTGACTACTCGTGCTGCGACGGAATTGAGGAGGGCGATGATGGCATTTGGTGCATTGTCGGTGGGAAG GCTTCTTGTCGGAGGAACTTCATGTTGGAAGTAGTACTAACGAATGCTTTTGGTGAACATATGAACAAGGATACACAG ATTGTTGCTTCACTTGTCTACGCTGACAATGGAGCATTAGTCGAGAAATCAAGGGATGATGCAGAACCTCCCCTACTGATTGCTTGCGAAGGACTTGAATACCCAGCTGAAAGCAGGCCTCTTCCAATTCTTCGTGGGCGTGCACTATTTAAGCTCAAGATATCTCAG CTCTCTTCTAAATGTGACAATAAGCTGTTCCGCATTTATTTCTCAACACTTCACACACGCAAATATCCTTTTCTGGAGGCATCTTCTAAGCCAATTCGCTGTATATCCCGAGGCCGCCCCAGCCGTCCATTGAGTGCTGCAAAGCGGACAAGTTCTGCAACAGTCGATGAAATTCATTTGTTTAACAATGGACAAGGTCTTGATCGTGATGGCAAAGCAAATTCTTGCTCACTGTCTCATGATCAAAGTTCAGTGGCGTGTTTGCATCCATCCAAGTTTCTCAAG AGTAAGCAGGCTAGAAAGATGGTAGTGGAAGCACAAAGTGTCAGAACTGAATCTACGATGTCAGACTCCGACAGCATTGATGCGAGAAGTTCTTGGAGTGGATCAGATAAGGATGAAGCTGAAACTCTTTCAGATGCTATGATCTTCAGATATTGTCTAGAAGGAACGTATGAGCGGTCAACATTTCTTAAAAGTGCAGCTTCTTCCATCAATGTGGACGATTTGATCACACTTGCAAATGAGGTCTCTTTGTATAGTGGATGCTCCCATCACAG AAACCAAATATTAATTTCAAAGCAATTGCTTGAAGAGGGTGCTGTAACTTGGAGCATAATCTCAAAGAACAAGGAGCGTGCTCTTTGGTCATCTGCAGTTCCTGAAATCATGTCAAAATTTATGGACATCGCGCATTCTACAAACAGAGGTTTGTCAGAACAG GATCTGGAGGTTTTAAAAGGAATTGCTGGCTGTGGGGCTGATCTTGGAAGGAACGAATTTGATAGGCTATGGTATTGGCTATACCCAGTGGCCGTTTCTCTGTCGAAAGATAAAATCAACAGCCTATGGGGTTGCACTGCACCTGCGTGGATAGAGGGATTGATTACAACAGAGGAAGCCGAGAATGCGCTAAGAAGCTCCAGGGAACTGCTCAAGAAGCCGGGAACATTCGTTCTCAGATTCCCTACCACACGAAGCTGGCCACATCCAGATGCTGGAAGCCTCGTTGTCACCTATGTTGGCTCCGATAACTCAATTCACCACAGACTTCTATCCCTGGATGTCAG CGATGCTAGGGCTGGGAGTCTACAAGATTTGCTGCTGCAGGAGCCTGAACTACTCCAGTTAGGCAG GGTTGATCGCCTACCGACTGCCATGAAATATTAA
- the LOC119275378 gene encoding SH2 domain-containing protein A-like isoform X3 codes for MAAPAEPGGIEGYLGLRDVRVELDLGKARGGGEGGEGAGGGFAVCFWLYLSGSARPSPVILHQITAGDGNKLPFLALSEGNKLLLFPLLSLHKQAPSSSNSSPWTDTTYISAVNECPLEHWIHIGCEVTENVMRLHIDGDLVAEAHLCSLSSQLDNQDDAYQVCLLGNNGKVDGYVYNVQVLSMLGAIQEQYTENPPSKLSIDYSCCDGIEEGDDGIWCIVGGKASCRRNFMLEVVLTNAFGEHMNKDTQIVASLVYADNGALVEKSRDDAEPPLLIACEGLEYPAESRPLPILRGRALFKLKISQLSSKCDNKLFRIYFSTLHTRKYPFLEASSKPIRCISRGRPSRPLSAAKRTSSATVDEIHLFNNGQGLDRDGKANSCSLSHDQSSVACLHPSKFLKVEGDGTETHKMSKQARKMVVEAQSVRTESTMSDSDSIDARSSWSGSDKDEAETLSDAMIFRYCLEGTYERSTFLKSAASSINVDDLITLANEVSLYSGCSHHRNQILISKQLLEEGAVTWSIISKNKERALWSSAVPEIMSKFMDIAHSTNRGLSEQDLEVLKGIAGCGADLGRNEFDRLWYWLYPVAVSLSKDKINSLWGCTAPAWIEGLITTEEAENALRSSRELLKKPGTFVLRFPTTRSWPHPDAGSLVVTYVGSDNSIHHRLLSLDVSDARAGSLQDLLLQEPELLQLGRVDRLPTAMKY; via the exons ATGGCGGCGCCGGCAGAACCCGGTGGAATCGAGGGCTACCTCGGCCTCCGCGACGTGCGGGTCGAGCTGGACCTGGGTAAGGCCCGAGGCGGGGGAGAAGGAGGCGAGGGCGCGGGCGGAGGATTCGCCGTCTGCTTCTGGCTCTACCTCTCCGGCTCCGCGAGGCCTTCCCCGGTTATCCTTCACCAG ATAACTGCAGGAGATGGCAATAAGTTGCCATTTCTTGCTTTAAGTGAAGGAAATAAGCTGCTTCTCTTCCCATTGCTGAGTTTGCACAAGCAAGCTCCTAGTTCCTCTAATTCCTCTCCATGGACTGACACGACCTATATATCGGCTGTAAATGAATGCCCTCTTGAGCACTGGATACACATTGGATGCGAG GTTACTGAAAATGTTATGCGCCTTCACATTGATGGCGATCTAGTTGCCGAGGCTCATCTTTGTTCACTATCTAGCCAGCTAGACAATCAAGATGATGCATACCAAGTTTGCTTACTTGGAAACAATGGCAAGGTCGACGGCTATGTCTACAATGTCCAAGTGCTATCTATGCTAGGAGCCATACAGGAGCAATACACAGAG AATCCACCGTCTAAGCTATCTATTGACTACTCGTGCTGCGACGGAATTGAGGAGGGCGATGATGGCATTTGGTGCATTGTCGGTGGGAAG GCTTCTTGTCGGAGGAACTTCATGTTGGAAGTAGTACTAACGAATGCTTTTGGTGAACATATGAACAAGGATACACAG ATTGTTGCTTCACTTGTCTACGCTGACAATGGAGCATTAGTCGAGAAATCAAGGGATGATGCAGAACCTCCCCTACTGATTGCTTGCGAAGGACTTGAATACCCAGCTGAAAGCAGGCCTCTTCCAATTCTTCGTGGGCGTGCACTATTTAAGCTCAAGATATCTCAG CTCTCTTCTAAATGTGACAATAAGCTGTTCCGCATTTATTTCTCAACACTTCACACACGCAAATATCCTTTTCTGGAGGCATCTTCTAAGCCAATTCGCTGTATATCCCGAGGCCGCCCCAGCCGTCCATTGAGTGCTGCAAAGCGGACAAGTTCTGCAACAGTCGATGAAATTCATTTGTTTAACAATGGACAAGGTCTTGATCGTGATGGCAAAGCAAATTCTTGCTCACTGTCTCATGATCAAAGTTCAGTGGCGTGTTTGCATCCATCCAAGTTTCTCAAGGTAGAAGGCGATGGGACAGAGACTCACAAAATG AGTAAGCAGGCTAGAAAGATGGTAGTGGAAGCACAAAGTGTCAGAACTGAATCTACGATGTCAGACTCCGACAGCATTGATGCGAGAAGTTCTTGGAGTGGATCAGATAAGGATGAAGCTGAAACTCTTTCAGATGCTATGATCTTCAGATATTGTCTAGAAGGAACGTATGAGCGGTCAACATTTCTTAAAAGTGCAGCTTCTTCCATCAATGTGGACGATTTGATCACACTTGCAAATGAGGTCTCTTTGTATAGTGGATGCTCCCATCACAG AAACCAAATATTAATTTCAAAGCAATTGCTTGAAGAGGGTGCTGTAACTTGGAGCATAATCTCAAAGAACAAGGAGCGTGCTCTTTGGTCATCTGCAGTTCCTGAAATCATGTCAAAATTTATGGACATCGCGCATTCTACAAACAGAGGTTTGTCAGAACAG GATCTGGAGGTTTTAAAAGGAATTGCTGGCTGTGGGGCTGATCTTGGAAGGAACGAATTTGATAGGCTATGGTATTGGCTATACCCAGTGGCCGTTTCTCTGTCGAAAGATAAAATCAACAGCCTATGGGGTTGCACTGCACCTGCGTGGATAGAGGGATTGATTACAACAGAGGAAGCCGAGAATGCGCTAAGAAGCTCCAGGGAACTGCTCAAGAAGCCGGGAACATTCGTTCTCAGATTCCCTACCACACGAAGCTGGCCACATCCAGATGCTGGAAGCCTCGTTGTCACCTATGTTGGCTCCGATAACTCAATTCACCACAGACTTCTATCCCTGGATGTCAG CGATGCTAGGGCTGGGAGTCTACAAGATTTGCTGCTGCAGGAGCCTGAACTACTCCAGTTAGGCAG GGTTGATCGCCTACCGACTGCCATGAAATATTAA
- the LOC119275378 gene encoding SH2 domain-containing protein B-like isoform X1 produces the protein MAAPAEPGGIEGYLGLRDVRVELDLGKARGGGEGGEGAGGGFAVCFWLYLSGSARPSPVILHQITAGDGNKLPFLALSEGNKLLLFPLLSLHKQAPSSSNSSPWTDTTYISAVNECPLEHWIHIGCEVTENVMRLHIDGDLVAEAHLCSLSSQLDNQDDAYQVCLLGNNGKVDGYVYNVQVLSMLGAIQEQYTENPPSKLSIDYSCCDGIEEGDDGIWCIVGGKASCRRNFMLEVVLTNAFGEHMNKDTQIVASLVYADNGALVEKSRDDAEPPLLIACEGLEYPAESRPLPILRGRALFKLKISQLSSKCDNKLFRIYFSTLHTRKYPFLEASSKPIRCISRGRPSRPLSAAKRTSSATVDEIHLFNNGQGLDRDGKANSCSLSHDQSSVACLHPSKFLKVEGDGTETHKMLMVCLQSKQARKMVVEAQSVRTESTMSDSDSIDARSSWSGSDKDEAETLSDAMIFRYCLEGTYERSTFLKSAASSINVDDLITLANEVSLYSGCSHHRNQILISKQLLEEGAVTWSIISKNKERALWSSAVPEIMSKFMDIAHSTNRGLSEQDLEVLKGIAGCGADLGRNEFDRLWYWLYPVAVSLSKDKINSLWGCTAPAWIEGLITTEEAENALRSSRELLKKPGTFVLRFPTTRSWPHPDAGSLVVTYVGSDNSIHHRLLSLDVSDARAGSLQDLLLQEPELLQLGRVDRLPTAMKY, from the exons ATGGCGGCGCCGGCAGAACCCGGTGGAATCGAGGGCTACCTCGGCCTCCGCGACGTGCGGGTCGAGCTGGACCTGGGTAAGGCCCGAGGCGGGGGAGAAGGAGGCGAGGGCGCGGGCGGAGGATTCGCCGTCTGCTTCTGGCTCTACCTCTCCGGCTCCGCGAGGCCTTCCCCGGTTATCCTTCACCAG ATAACTGCAGGAGATGGCAATAAGTTGCCATTTCTTGCTTTAAGTGAAGGAAATAAGCTGCTTCTCTTCCCATTGCTGAGTTTGCACAAGCAAGCTCCTAGTTCCTCTAATTCCTCTCCATGGACTGACACGACCTATATATCGGCTGTAAATGAATGCCCTCTTGAGCACTGGATACACATTGGATGCGAG GTTACTGAAAATGTTATGCGCCTTCACATTGATGGCGATCTAGTTGCCGAGGCTCATCTTTGTTCACTATCTAGCCAGCTAGACAATCAAGATGATGCATACCAAGTTTGCTTACTTGGAAACAATGGCAAGGTCGACGGCTATGTCTACAATGTCCAAGTGCTATCTATGCTAGGAGCCATACAGGAGCAATACACAGAG AATCCACCGTCTAAGCTATCTATTGACTACTCGTGCTGCGACGGAATTGAGGAGGGCGATGATGGCATTTGGTGCATTGTCGGTGGGAAG GCTTCTTGTCGGAGGAACTTCATGTTGGAAGTAGTACTAACGAATGCTTTTGGTGAACATATGAACAAGGATACACAG ATTGTTGCTTCACTTGTCTACGCTGACAATGGAGCATTAGTCGAGAAATCAAGGGATGATGCAGAACCTCCCCTACTGATTGCTTGCGAAGGACTTGAATACCCAGCTGAAAGCAGGCCTCTTCCAATTCTTCGTGGGCGTGCACTATTTAAGCTCAAGATATCTCAG CTCTCTTCTAAATGTGACAATAAGCTGTTCCGCATTTATTTCTCAACACTTCACACACGCAAATATCCTTTTCTGGAGGCATCTTCTAAGCCAATTCGCTGTATATCCCGAGGCCGCCCCAGCCGTCCATTGAGTGCTGCAAAGCGGACAAGTTCTGCAACAGTCGATGAAATTCATTTGTTTAACAATGGACAAGGTCTTGATCGTGATGGCAAAGCAAATTCTTGCTCACTGTCTCATGATCAAAGTTCAGTGGCGTGTTTGCATCCATCCAAGTTTCTCAAGGTAGAAGGCGATGGGACAGAGACTCACAAAATG TTAATGGTTTGTTTGCAGAGTAAGCAGGCTAGAAAGATGGTAGTGGAAGCACAAAGTGTCAGAACTGAATCTACGATGTCAGACTCCGACAGCATTGATGCGAGAAGTTCTTGGAGTGGATCAGATAAGGATGAAGCTGAAACTCTTTCAGATGCTATGATCTTCAGATATTGTCTAGAAGGAACGTATGAGCGGTCAACATTTCTTAAAAGTGCAGCTTCTTCCATCAATGTGGACGATTTGATCACACTTGCAAATGAGGTCTCTTTGTATAGTGGATGCTCCCATCACAG AAACCAAATATTAATTTCAAAGCAATTGCTTGAAGAGGGTGCTGTAACTTGGAGCATAATCTCAAAGAACAAGGAGCGTGCTCTTTGGTCATCTGCAGTTCCTGAAATCATGTCAAAATTTATGGACATCGCGCATTCTACAAACAGAGGTTTGTCAGAACAG GATCTGGAGGTTTTAAAAGGAATTGCTGGCTGTGGGGCTGATCTTGGAAGGAACGAATTTGATAGGCTATGGTATTGGCTATACCCAGTGGCCGTTTCTCTGTCGAAAGATAAAATCAACAGCCTATGGGGTTGCACTGCACCTGCGTGGATAGAGGGATTGATTACAACAGAGGAAGCCGAGAATGCGCTAAGAAGCTCCAGGGAACTGCTCAAGAAGCCGGGAACATTCGTTCTCAGATTCCCTACCACACGAAGCTGGCCACATCCAGATGCTGGAAGCCTCGTTGTCACCTATGTTGGCTCCGATAACTCAATTCACCACAGACTTCTATCCCTGGATGTCAG CGATGCTAGGGCTGGGAGTCTACAAGATTTGCTGCTGCAGGAGCCTGAACTACTCCAGTTAGGCAG GGTTGATCGCCTACCGACTGCCATGAAATATTAA
- the LOC119275378 gene encoding SH2 domain-containing protein B-like isoform X2: MAAPAEPGGIEGYLGLRDVRVELDLGKARGGGEGGEGAGGGFAVCFWLYLSGSARPSPVILHQITAGDGNKLPFLALSEGNKLLLFPLLSLHKQAPSSSNSSPWTDTTYISAVNECPLEHWIHIGCEVTENVMRLHIDGDLVAEAHLCSLSSQLDNQDDAYQVCLLGNNGKVDGYVYNVQVLSMLGAIQEQYTENPPSKLSIDYSCCDGIEEGDDGIWCIVGGKASCRRNFMLEVVLTNAFGEHMNKDTQIVASLVYADNGALVEKSRDDAEPPLLIACEGLEYPAESRPLPILRGRALFKLKISQLSSKCDNKLFRIYFSTLHTRKYPFLEASSKPIRCISRGRPSRPLSAAKRTSSATVDEIHLFNNGQGLDRDGKANSCSLSHDQSSVACLHPSKFLKVEGDGTETHKMVSQSKQARKMVVEAQSVRTESTMSDSDSIDARSSWSGSDKDEAETLSDAMIFRYCLEGTYERSTFLKSAASSINVDDLITLANEVSLYSGCSHHRNQILISKQLLEEGAVTWSIISKNKERALWSSAVPEIMSKFMDIAHSTNRGLSEQDLEVLKGIAGCGADLGRNEFDRLWYWLYPVAVSLSKDKINSLWGCTAPAWIEGLITTEEAENALRSSRELLKKPGTFVLRFPTTRSWPHPDAGSLVVTYVGSDNSIHHRLLSLDVSDARAGSLQDLLLQEPELLQLGRVDRLPTAMKY; encoded by the exons ATGGCGGCGCCGGCAGAACCCGGTGGAATCGAGGGCTACCTCGGCCTCCGCGACGTGCGGGTCGAGCTGGACCTGGGTAAGGCCCGAGGCGGGGGAGAAGGAGGCGAGGGCGCGGGCGGAGGATTCGCCGTCTGCTTCTGGCTCTACCTCTCCGGCTCCGCGAGGCCTTCCCCGGTTATCCTTCACCAG ATAACTGCAGGAGATGGCAATAAGTTGCCATTTCTTGCTTTAAGTGAAGGAAATAAGCTGCTTCTCTTCCCATTGCTGAGTTTGCACAAGCAAGCTCCTAGTTCCTCTAATTCCTCTCCATGGACTGACACGACCTATATATCGGCTGTAAATGAATGCCCTCTTGAGCACTGGATACACATTGGATGCGAG GTTACTGAAAATGTTATGCGCCTTCACATTGATGGCGATCTAGTTGCCGAGGCTCATCTTTGTTCACTATCTAGCCAGCTAGACAATCAAGATGATGCATACCAAGTTTGCTTACTTGGAAACAATGGCAAGGTCGACGGCTATGTCTACAATGTCCAAGTGCTATCTATGCTAGGAGCCATACAGGAGCAATACACAGAG AATCCACCGTCTAAGCTATCTATTGACTACTCGTGCTGCGACGGAATTGAGGAGGGCGATGATGGCATTTGGTGCATTGTCGGTGGGAAG GCTTCTTGTCGGAGGAACTTCATGTTGGAAGTAGTACTAACGAATGCTTTTGGTGAACATATGAACAAGGATACACAG ATTGTTGCTTCACTTGTCTACGCTGACAATGGAGCATTAGTCGAGAAATCAAGGGATGATGCAGAACCTCCCCTACTGATTGCTTGCGAAGGACTTGAATACCCAGCTGAAAGCAGGCCTCTTCCAATTCTTCGTGGGCGTGCACTATTTAAGCTCAAGATATCTCAG CTCTCTTCTAAATGTGACAATAAGCTGTTCCGCATTTATTTCTCAACACTTCACACACGCAAATATCCTTTTCTGGAGGCATCTTCTAAGCCAATTCGCTGTATATCCCGAGGCCGCCCCAGCCGTCCATTGAGTGCTGCAAAGCGGACAAGTTCTGCAACAGTCGATGAAATTCATTTGTTTAACAATGGACAAGGTCTTGATCGTGATGGCAAAGCAAATTCTTGCTCACTGTCTCATGATCAAAGTTCAGTGGCGTGTTTGCATCCATCCAAGTTTCTCAAGGTAGAAGGCGATGGGACAGAGACTCACAAAATGGTATCCCAA AGTAAGCAGGCTAGAAAGATGGTAGTGGAAGCACAAAGTGTCAGAACTGAATCTACGATGTCAGACTCCGACAGCATTGATGCGAGAAGTTCTTGGAGTGGATCAGATAAGGATGAAGCTGAAACTCTTTCAGATGCTATGATCTTCAGATATTGTCTAGAAGGAACGTATGAGCGGTCAACATTTCTTAAAAGTGCAGCTTCTTCCATCAATGTGGACGATTTGATCACACTTGCAAATGAGGTCTCTTTGTATAGTGGATGCTCCCATCACAG AAACCAAATATTAATTTCAAAGCAATTGCTTGAAGAGGGTGCTGTAACTTGGAGCATAATCTCAAAGAACAAGGAGCGTGCTCTTTGGTCATCTGCAGTTCCTGAAATCATGTCAAAATTTATGGACATCGCGCATTCTACAAACAGAGGTTTGTCAGAACAG GATCTGGAGGTTTTAAAAGGAATTGCTGGCTGTGGGGCTGATCTTGGAAGGAACGAATTTGATAGGCTATGGTATTGGCTATACCCAGTGGCCGTTTCTCTGTCGAAAGATAAAATCAACAGCCTATGGGGTTGCACTGCACCTGCGTGGATAGAGGGATTGATTACAACAGAGGAAGCCGAGAATGCGCTAAGAAGCTCCAGGGAACTGCTCAAGAAGCCGGGAACATTCGTTCTCAGATTCCCTACCACACGAAGCTGGCCACATCCAGATGCTGGAAGCCTCGTTGTCACCTATGTTGGCTCCGATAACTCAATTCACCACAGACTTCTATCCCTGGATGTCAG CGATGCTAGGGCTGGGAGTCTACAAGATTTGCTGCTGCAGGAGCCTGAACTACTCCAGTTAGGCAG GGTTGATCGCCTACCGACTGCCATGAAATATTAA